Proteins co-encoded in one uncultured Draconibacterium sp. genomic window:
- a CDS encoding NADH-dependent [FeFe] hydrogenase, group A6 encodes MDIVNLTIDNKPVVVKSGTTILEAASGVGLHIPTLCHMKLDDLNIENKPGGCRICVVEVEGRRNLAPACCTEVNEGMRINTHSMRVINARRTVMELILSDHPFDCLICAKSGNCDLQDMAHNLGIREIHYKGEQSTYREDTSPAIIREVDKCIMCRRCETMCNEVQTVGVLSAINRGFESVVSPAFEMNLDHSVCTYCGQCVAVCPTGALTEVDETGKVIRALSDPTKTVIVQTAPAVRAALGEEFGMEAGSLVTGKLVAALRRLGFDHVFDTDFAADLTIMEEGTELLSRLGKHLAGDKDVKLPILTSCCPAWVKFFEHQFPEMKDIPSTARSPQQMFGSIAKTYFADQLGIKREDLVVVSIMPCVAKKYECGRDEFKTNDNPDVDHAITTRELAALIKLSNIEFKSLPNEDFDNPLGESTGAGVIFGTTGGVIEAAVRTAYEVHTKKELPRLDFDELRGMEGIREATIDFDGLPIKIGIAHGLGNARKLLEDIQAGNSEFHAIEIMSCPGGCIGGGGQPYHHGDAGILKKRQAALYREDKNKTLRKSHENPHIIELYEKFLGEPMSEKAHHLLHTEYFDRR; translated from the coding sequence ATGGATATAGTAAATCTTACAATAGATAATAAACCGGTTGTGGTAAAATCAGGAACCACAATTCTTGAAGCGGCATCAGGTGTTGGCTTGCATATTCCAACACTTTGCCACATGAAATTGGATGACCTGAATATTGAAAACAAACCGGGTGGCTGCCGTATTTGTGTGGTAGAGGTGGAAGGAAGAAGAAACCTGGCACCGGCTTGTTGTACGGAAGTGAATGAGGGAATGAGGATCAATACACACTCGATGCGGGTAATTAATGCGCGCAGAACGGTAATGGAGTTGATTCTTTCCGATCATCCTTTCGACTGTTTGATTTGTGCAAAATCGGGCAACTGCGATTTGCAGGATATGGCGCATAATCTCGGAATTCGCGAGATTCATTATAAAGGTGAGCAGTCGACTTACCGAGAAGATACTTCGCCGGCAATTATTCGCGAGGTAGACAAATGTATTATGTGTCGCCGTTGCGAAACCATGTGTAACGAAGTGCAGACTGTTGGTGTTTTATCGGCCATTAATCGTGGTTTTGAATCGGTTGTTTCACCAGCTTTCGAAATGAATCTTGATCACTCGGTATGTACGTACTGTGGTCAGTGTGTAGCTGTTTGCCCGACAGGAGCATTAACTGAAGTTGACGAAACCGGAAAAGTAATTCGTGCGCTATCCGATCCTACCAAAACGGTAATCGTACAAACAGCTCCTGCGGTGCGTGCTGCGTTGGGCGAAGAGTTTGGTATGGAAGCCGGATCGCTGGTAACCGGTAAACTGGTGGCTGCTTTACGCCGTTTGGGTTTCGATCATGTTTTTGATACCGACTTTGCTGCCGACCTTACCATTATGGAAGAAGGAACTGAATTGCTGAGTCGTTTGGGAAAACATTTGGCAGGCGATAAAGATGTAAAACTACCGATACTTACTTCGTGTTGTCCGGCATGGGTGAAATTCTTTGAGCACCAATTCCCGGAAATGAAAGATATTCCTTCAACAGCACGGTCGCCACAGCAAATGTTTGGTTCTATTGCCAAAACTTATTTTGCCGACCAGTTGGGAATAAAGCGCGAAGATCTGGTTGTGGTTTCGATTATGCCATGTGTGGCTAAAAAATACGAGTGTGGTCGCGATGAGTTTAAAACCAATGATAACCCGGATGTTGATCACGCAATTACTACACGCGAGTTGGCAGCACTGATTAAACTTTCAAATATTGAATTTAAATCACTGCCCAACGAAGACTTTGATAATCCATTGGGTGAATCAACAGGTGCCGGAGTGATCTTCGGAACAACCGGTGGAGTAATAGAGGCAGCAGTTCGTACGGCGTATGAAGTGCATACAAAAAAAGAATTGCCACGACTTGATTTTGATGAACTACGTGGTATGGAAGGAATCCGTGAAGCAACAATTGATTTTGACGGCTTGCCCATAAAAATTGGTATCGCACACGGTTTAGGTAACGCACGTAAACTGCTGGAGGATATTCAGGCAGGAAACAGCGAGTTTCATGCCATTGAGATTATGAGTTGCCCCGGCGGATGTATCGGTGGTGGTGGACAGCCTTATCACCACGGTGATGCGGGCATTCTGAAAAAACGTCAGGCTGCTCTGTATCGGGAAGACAAAAATAAGACACTGCGAAAATCGCACGAGAATCCGCATATTATTGAGTTGTATGAAAAGTTCCTGGGTGAACCGATGAGCGAAAAAGCACATCATTTATTGCACACGGAATATTTTGACAGAAGATAG
- a CDS encoding NADH-quinone oxidoreductase subunit NuoF — MTDYKMHLLICGGTGCKASESDEIKKRLTQLIQELGLEDEVQVVSTGCFGFCEKGPIIKVLPDNTFYVQVSPDDVVEIVQEHIVKGRPVKRLLYTDPTNDKQISNSKGMDFYKKQIRIALKNCGFINPENIDEYIARDGYQALGKCLSEMTAEEVIKEVKDSGLRGRGGGGFPTGLKWEITKNVENNQKYVVCNADEGDPGAFMDRSILEGDPHSVLEAMAICGYCIGADKGLVYIRAEYPLAIQRLKTAIKQAEEYGLIGDDILGSGFNFHIELRYGAGAFVCGEETALIHSMEGLRGEPTFKPPFPSVSGYMGKPTNVNNVETFANIPVILNKGAEWFSKIGTEKSKGTKVFALAGKINNVGLIEVPMGTTLREVIYDIGGGIKDGKEFKAVQTGGPSGGCLTKDFLDLPIDYDNLLASGSMMGSGGMIVMDENDCMVSIAKFYLDFTLEESCGKCTPCRVGNKRLYELLDKITQGKGEEQDIEKLKDLSVVIKDTALCGLGQTSPNPVLSTIKNFEHEYKAHVLDGKCPAGQCKSLLRYDIVEDLCTGCTLCFRNCPVGAISGERRQPHFIDQTLCIKCGVCFEKCKFNAITLT; from the coding sequence ATGACTGATTATAAAATGCATCTTTTAATTTGTGGTGGTACTGGGTGTAAAGCATCGGAAAGCGACGAAATTAAAAAACGGCTAACCCAATTGATTCAGGAGCTTGGACTTGAAGACGAAGTGCAGGTAGTATCGACCGGTTGTTTTGGCTTTTGCGAAAAAGGCCCCATTATTAAAGTATTGCCCGATAATACTTTTTACGTGCAGGTTTCGCCCGACGATGTGGTTGAAATCGTTCAGGAGCACATTGTAAAAGGCCGTCCTGTAAAACGCTTATTGTACACCGATCCTACTAACGATAAGCAGATCAGCAATTCAAAAGGTATGGATTTTTACAAAAAACAAATCCGTATTGCCTTGAAAAATTGTGGTTTTATCAATCCTGAAAATATTGACGAATACATTGCCCGCGATGGTTATCAGGCTTTGGGAAAATGTTTGTCGGAGATGACAGCCGAAGAGGTTATAAAAGAAGTGAAAGACTCCGGTTTGCGTGGCCGTGGTGGTGGCGGTTTCCCAACAGGATTAAAATGGGAGATCACAAAAAATGTAGAGAACAATCAGAAATATGTGGTTTGTAATGCTGACGAGGGCGACCCTGGTGCATTTATGGACCGCTCCATTTTGGAAGGCGATCCTCACTCGGTGTTGGAGGCAATGGCCATTTGCGGTTATTGTATTGGTGCCGACAAGGGACTGGTTTATATACGTGCCGAATATCCGTTGGCTATTCAACGTTTAAAAACTGCCATCAAACAAGCCGAAGAATATGGCTTGATTGGCGACGATATTCTAGGCAGTGGTTTTAATTTTCATATTGAATTGCGCTATGGTGCCGGAGCTTTTGTTTGTGGCGAAGAAACTGCGTTGATCCACTCGATGGAAGGTTTACGTGGCGAACCAACATTCAAACCGCCGTTCCCATCCGTTTCCGGTTACATGGGAAAACCGACCAACGTAAACAACGTGGAAACCTTTGCAAACATTCCGGTGATTTTGAATAAAGGTGCCGAATGGTTTAGTAAAATCGGTACCGAAAAATCAAAAGGAACAAAAGTATTTGCCCTAGCCGGAAAGATTAATAATGTTGGTTTAATTGAGGTGCCAATGGGAACAACACTGCGCGAAGTAATTTACGATATTGGCGGAGGAATTAAAGATGGAAAAGAGTTTAAAGCCGTTCAAACCGGTGGTCCGTCGGGAGGATGTTTAACTAAAGATTTCCTGGATTTACCAATTGATTACGATAACCTGCTGGCATCCGGATCGATGATGGGATCGGGGGGAATGATCGTAATGGATGAAAACGATTGTATGGTTTCCATCGCTAAGTTTTATCTTGATTTTACGTTGGAAGAGTCGTGCGGAAAATGCACACCATGCCGTGTTGGAAACAAGCGCCTTTACGAATTGCTGGATAAAATTACTCAAGGTAAAGGGGAAGAACAGGATATTGAGAAGTTGAAAGATTTAAGTGTGGTTATTAAAGATACGGCACTTTGTGGCTTGGGACAAACTTCGCCAAATCCGGTGCTTTCAACCATAAAGAATTTCGAACACGAATATAAGGCACACGTATTGGACGGAAAATGCCCGGCAGGTCAGTGTAAATCGCTATTGCGTTATGATATTGTTGAAGATTTGTGTACCGGTTGTACACTTTGTTTCCGCAATTGCCCGGTAGGAGCTATTTCCGGAGAGCGTCGTCAGCCACATTTTATCGATCAGACTTTGTGTATTAAGTGTGGCGTGTGTTTCGAAAAATGTAAATTCAATGCAATAACCCTAACCTAA
- a CDS encoding alpha/beta hydrolase has product MLYNKVFPHKTSKTWVVFVHGAGGSNVVWFRQLREFKKHFNVLLVDLRGHGKSKKEYTQAEIYAFDEIALDVIKTMDHLKIEKAHLVGISLGCIVIRAMDKLAPGRAESIILGGAVVQFNKRINALVSVAKLLQTIFPYMWLYRINAWILIPYKKDIESRKLFIKEAIRLGEKEFKKWLHMSTEIKDNLQEFLIKEASAPVLYLMGDRDHMFLPTVSNLVKKHFNSKLEIIKNSGHVCNIDQPDVFNERSIQFIKSISS; this is encoded by the coding sequence ATGCTTTACAACAAAGTGTTTCCACATAAGACTTCGAAAACCTGGGTAGTGTTTGTACACGGCGCTGGGGGAAGTAACGTGGTATGGTTTAGGCAACTGCGCGAATTCAAAAAACATTTCAATGTGCTTTTGGTAGACTTACGCGGGCATGGTAAATCGAAAAAAGAATATACCCAGGCAGAGATTTATGCTTTTGATGAAATTGCATTGGATGTCATCAAAACAATGGATCACCTGAAAATTGAGAAAGCACATTTGGTAGGCATTTCTTTGGGATGTATTGTTATTCGCGCCATGGACAAACTGGCTCCCGGCCGTGCCGAATCAATTATTTTAGGTGGAGCTGTAGTTCAGTTTAATAAGCGAATCAATGCCCTGGTTTCGGTGGCAAAATTGCTGCAAACTATTTTCCCGTACATGTGGTTATACAGAATCAATGCATGGATTCTTATTCCTTATAAAAAAGATATTGAATCGAGAAAGCTATTTATTAAAGAAGCTATTCGTTTAGGCGAAAAAGAATTTAAGAAATGGCTGCACATGTCAACGGAAATCAAAGATAATTTGCAGGAATTTTTGATTAAAGAAGCATCGGCTCCTGTTTTGTATCTGATGGGCGACCGCGATCATATGTTTTTACCAACGGTATCGAACCTTGTGAAAAAACATTTTAACTCGAAACTGGAGATTATAAAAAACAGCGGCCACGTTTGTAATATCGATCAGCCCGATGTTTTTAACGAACGTAGTATTCAGTTTATCAAAAGTATTTCTTCCTAG
- a CDS encoding (2Fe-2S) ferredoxin domain-containing protein yields MTKIKTLADLRKMKEEAQSKIKLRENSADPDQVVQVKVGMATCGIASGAKETMKYFVEELEQEAIDAVVTQTGCMGYCYAEPTVEVKLPGKEPLVYGHVNKEKVHEIIDKYIKRGELVDGIIPVSFKTIDD; encoded by the coding sequence ATGACTAAAATTAAAACACTGGCTGATCTTCGGAAAATGAAAGAAGAAGCGCAGTCGAAAATTAAACTTAGGGAAAACAGTGCCGACCCTGATCAGGTTGTGCAAGTTAAAGTGGGCATGGCCACATGTGGTATTGCATCAGGTGCTAAAGAAACCATGAAGTACTTTGTGGAAGAGCTGGAACAAGAAGCCATTGATGCGGTTGTTACGCAAACCGGTTGCATGGGCTACTGCTATGCAGAACCAACTGTTGAAGTAAAATTGCCGGGAAAAGAACCGCTGGTTTACGGACATGTTAACAAAGAAAAGGTTCACGAAATAATTGATAAATACATAAAACGCGGCGAGTTGGTTGACGGAATAATTCCTGTAAGTTTTAAAACCATTGACGACTAA
- a CDS encoding NAD(P)H-dependent oxidoreductase subunit E, protein MPKIKLAENTTQLIKDICKEFENKESELINVLHQVQSKLGYLPAEVQEVIAKELKTSVAKVYGVVTFYSFFTMVPQGENPISICMGTACYVRGAEQVLNEFKRQLKVEVGESTEDGKFSINCLRCVGACGLAPVVTVGEKVYGRVAPTDVKKIIAEYHNR, encoded by the coding sequence ATGCCAAAAATAAAATTAGCAGAAAATACGACACAACTCATAAAAGATATTTGTAAGGAGTTTGAAAATAAAGAAAGTGAGCTGATAAATGTACTTCACCAGGTGCAAAGCAAATTGGGTTATTTGCCTGCTGAGGTGCAGGAAGTAATCGCAAAAGAGCTAAAAACATCGGTGGCAAAAGTGTACGGAGTTGTTACTTTTTACAGCTTTTTTACAATGGTCCCGCAGGGCGAGAATCCAATCTCGATTTGTATGGGAACGGCCTGTTATGTTCGTGGTGCCGAGCAAGTGCTTAACGAATTCAAACGCCAGCTGAAAGTTGAAGTGGGTGAATCAACCGAAGACGGGAAATTCTCTATTAACTGCTTGCGCTGTGTGGGAGCCTGTGGTTTGGCTCCGGTGGTAACCGTTGGCGAAAAAGTGTACGGCAGGGTAGCTCCAACCGATGTAAAAAAGATTATTGCCGAATATCACAATCGTTAG